DNA sequence from the Cucurbita pepo subsp. pepo cultivar mu-cu-16 chromosome LG06, ASM280686v2, whole genome shotgun sequence genome:
TTCGAAGTATGCATTTCTTTATTTGGGGGAAACATAGGAATCTGAAAACTAAGGAAGCTCTTGCACTGAGATGATTTATGAACTTATTAACTAAGGAAGCGGGAATCAGCTAACTACGAGGTATCATTTTTCAGGCAGTAATAGAGTCTTCGTTCTTCAATGTGAATCATCGAGTGTGAGCCTTAGATAGTCTCAATCGTTAAGATTATGCTAGACAGGATGTCTGACCGAAATGCTGTGTTCGATGAGAAGATCGTTGGAATAAGATGAGACGCGGGTTTGATACGAATGCTTGATGCTCCCTACATTAGTTAATAGCTTGGATGGTTGGTGGCTGTATTGAAATCTATGAAAACTGTGAACTGCGAACCATATGAGATGAGGTGTTTTAACGTTTCTACGACTATTTTCTGAACGAAGCTGTTATATGCTTTGCTAGAGATGGTAGAATGGTCACTGGCTTGTGtccattgccattgccatGTTTACCATACTACCATAACAATGAATGAAAGGGGAGTATGGTTGGCTTTGAGAATAGTGTTTCCTGTCCTTATCAATGTTCTCGAAACTTTCTAAGATCTTTGGATACACACTATTGGTAACAGATCGTTTAAACCAATTTCCTAGTAAATGCAGGCAAATTGTAGTTTTCCGATATTTGTGAAAGCACGAGCACGGCGTAACAAACCCCTACCAGTCAATTTCAAACTATAATTCTTGCTAAATAAGATAGAAGCACTGGGTACTCTTACATTAGCTTGAGATGCAATGACAACAAAGTATATGAAGAGAATGTATATATACGAGAACAACGAAGTAAGATTGCAAATACAAATTTCACAGTTGCAAAAATTCCACTCCAAAAGAAGGAAGTTCGTGAAGCTCTTCGTGTGCATATGTTGTTCGACAAAATGCCACATGTAGTGCCCAAAATGAAAACTCAACCAAAAGAGGACCGAGAAACGCTCACATAaagggaggagaagaagacgAACCTTGATACTGGGGGCGGGTTGATTGAGCTCTTCATCGGGAATGATAACTGGCCAAGTTTCCCCAGCTTCTCGGAACATTTGCTCGGTCTCAAGGAGTTGGCCCTTTTCAAGAATCGTATTCCTGATTGTTTGAGCAGGAGTAGATGTAGCGTCAAAAACCTCTTCGACTCCGTTGACAAAAGTGACGGCGATCTGGGGCGGGTGGTCATCGGTTCGGCGCTTGACGATCAATTGGCAAGCGGGGTTCGACTCCTTGGCCTTGCGAGCATTACACTGCGCTAAGAACTCCATGCAAGATGCTAAGCGTGGATCTAAGGCATTGAATTCGACCTTCACTTTAGACAGGAACTTCAACATCGCTGCTTCTTCCTCTTCGCCTTAACCCCTGCAATCATTGCTTCTTCCTCTTCGCCTAAACCCCTGCGATCAAAAATGATTGGGGACTCCCAACCCCTGCGATCAAAAATGATTGGGGACTCCCGAAGAAGGTAATGGCCATTGGGGACTCCCGAAGAAGGTAATGGCCTAAACCCCTGCGATAAAAAATGATTGGGGACTCCCGAAGAACCCGAAGAAGGTAATGGCCATTGGGGACTCCCGAAGAAGGTAATGGCGTAAACCCCTGCGATAAAAAATGATTGGGGACTCCCGAAGAAGGTAATGGCCTCCCGAAGAAGGTAATGAAGAAGGTAATGGCCACTGTTTTTCTTTCAGTTTATTAAATGCAGCGTTTTCTCAATTTCTACCCTTCTAAATATATTCTCACATCACGTATACacaataaatttgtaaaataattaCTTGCTAGGCCCAGTAATCTTACCAACccaaatatataaatagaatgaaaagaacatAGATGGCCTGGCCCAGTTATCTCTTGCCAacccaaataaataatgttaagAGAACATTTTTGGGCCTGGCCCAGTCATCTCTGACCAAcccaaataaaatagaaagtcTAGAGAACATTAATGGGCCTAGCACAGTTAGATGACCAACCCAAATACAATACAAAGTCTAGAGAACATTAATGGGCCTGGCCCAATTATCTGTAACCAATcgaaatagaatagaatacccaaataaaatagaaagtcTAGAGAACATTAATGGGCCTAGCACAGTTAGATGACCAACCCAAATACAATACAAAGTCTAGAGAACATTAATGGGCCTGGCCCAATTATCTGTAACCAATcgaaatagaatagaatacccaaataaaatagaaagtcTAGAGAACATTAATGGGCCTAGCACAGTTAGATGACCAACCCAAATACAATACAAAGTCTAGAGAACATTAATGGGCCTGGCCCAATTATCTGTAACCAATCgaaatagaatagaatgtcaaaaaaatattaataggttcaaaaaatattaatgggcCTGGCCCAATAATCTGTAACCAATCGAAATAGAATAGAATGggcaaaaacaaatattaatgggttcaaaaaatattgatgGGCCTGGCCCAGTTATCTCTTATCAACCGAAAtataatagaatgtcaaagaatGATGGGCCTGGCCCAGTTATCTTTTACCAACCCAAATAAATAGTATGtccaaaaaaaacattaatggGCCTGACCCAGTTATCTCTTACCAACCcaaatagaatagaatgtccaaattaaattgatgGGCTTGACCCAATTTATATCTTACCAACCCAAATAAGATAAAATGTCCAAAGAACATTAATGTGCCTGGCCCAGTTATCTCCTGCCaagtgaaataaaatataataccaaaaaaaaacattaatggGCCTGGTCCAGTTATCTCTGACCAAGCCAAATACAATAGAAAGTCCAGAGAACATTAATGGACCTGGCCCAGTTATCTGTAACCAATCGAAATATAATAGAATGTGCAAAAATGGgttcaaaaaatattgatgGGCCTGGCCCAGTTATCTCTTGCCAACCGAAATATAATAGAATGTCCAAAGGATGATGGGCCTGGCCCAGTTATCTTTTACCAACCCACATAGAATAATatgtccaaaaaaaatattaatgggcCTGGCTCAGTTATCCTCCAAcccaaataaaatagaatgtccaaattaaattgatgGCTTGACCCAATTTATATCTTACCAACCCAAATAAGATAAAATGTCCAAAAACATTGATGGGCCTGGCCCAGTTATCTCTTGCCaagtgaaataaaatataatgtccaaaaaaaacattaatggGCCTGGCCCAATTATCTGCTACCAACCCAAATATAATAGAAAGTCCAGACAACATTAATGGGTCTAGCCCAGTTATCTGTTAccaatagaaataaaataaaatgtccaacaaaaatattaataggttcaaaaaatattgatgGGTCTGGCCCAGTTATCTCTTACCAACCCAAATAGAATACAATgtccaaattaaattaatgggTTTGACCCAATTTATATCTTACCAACGATagaattaccaaaaaaaacattgatGGGCCTGGCCCAGTTATCTCCTGCTAATTGAAATAGAATATAATGtccaaaaaaaacattaatggGCCTGGCCCAGTTATCTCCTACCAACCCAAATACAATAGAAAGTCCAGATAACATTAATGGGTCTGGCCGAGTTATATGTTACCAATCgaaatagaataaaatgtccaaaaaaaatattaatgggttcaaaaaatattgatagGCCTGGCCCAGTTATCTGTTACCAATCgaaatagaatagaatgtccAAACAATGATGGGCCTGGCCCAGTTATCTTTTACCAACCCAAATAAAATAGTATGtccaacaaaaatattaatgggcCTGGCCCAGTTATCTCTTACCAAtccaaatagaaaataatgtccaaaaaaatattaatgagcCTGGCCCAGTTATATCTGACCAACCCAAATACAATAGAAAGTACAGACAACATTAATGGGCCTGGCCCAGTTATCTGTTACCAATCgaaatagaatagaatgtccaaaaaaaaatattaatggattcaaaaaatattgatgGGTCTGGCCCAGTTATTTTTTGCCAATCGAAAtataatagaatgtcaaagaatGATGGGCCTGGCCCAGTTATCTTTTACCAACCCAAATAGAATAGTATGCCCAAAGAACATTAATGGGCCTGGCCCAGTTATCTCTTACCAACTcaaatagaatagaatgtccAAATAACGAGgctctattattttttatcaacccaaatagaatataatgtccaaaaaaaatcaattgataGGCCTGACACAATTTTCTCTTACCAAACCCAAATATGGCCCAATTATCCTTcccaaccaaaataaaatagaatgtGAAAAGAACGGGTTGGCCCAATTATCTCTTATCAACCCAATATTGAATGTCCAAAAGAATATTGATGGGCTTGGCCCAATTATCTTTTATCAACCCAGATAGAATTGAATGTCTAAAGAATATTGATGGGCCTGGTCCAGTTATctgtttcttttgtaaaaaaaatgcaaagcATATGCCAACTGTTTCAGCACTTCCTTCACGACAGAATATGTTCTTTGTCCAAATTCGGCGTGTATTTGAAAAAGATGTACCGTCGGTTTAGGCTCAATATCCAACTGTACCCCAAAATCCACGTAccaaattaatgaataatgataatttaattgaGAGGAGAGCACTTTGATCACATTTTTTATTCCATATATTAGTGATGTTCGGTAttagttggagaagagaacaaatcaccctttataagggtgtggaaaccttctcctagcagacgcttTTTGAAGTCTTgagggaagcctgaaagggaaagcccaaagaggacaatatctactagcagtggatgTGGGTCGTTGCACACACCACAATATCTTAACCCTTCTATGTTTATAAGCTATTAGCAATTGTCATTTGATAAGAGCGGTACTAGTGCTTGCATGAGAGGTGACTCCTTACATATATACGACGTGATTCTATTAGGATTGTATCCTAATAATATGAGTTTACATGCGAAGTCACTCCTTGTACATGTCAAATTCTACTAGGGTCGAGTTGTATGTGATATGAACCCACATGCAAGATCATTCCTTACATGAATATGAGATGATCTACGAGAGTCATACCCtataatgaaatgaaatcagTTTGTGCCACGTGTACAAAATGATTTAATAGTAATGTAACTGAATTAATATATGGTTTATAATAATGATGTAATAGAAATAAGCGTCATTCATATTTTACCATTGTAACCAAACAGAGACACAATAATCAgttcttatttatattttttttttcaattttctccaaCGGTAGAGAGACTTAAAACAATAgcgaaaattaaatattaaatattaaatcgaAACAGAGAAAGGCCGAAATTGAGGACAAGTTAGAGTCACTGAATGTGCACCCAAATTCCCTCGCTCGGAATATCGCGATGAACAAGGTATAATATGTAATATCCGGGCGGTGCAACGTTACCTGATTCCGGAATTGTAACCTCAACTTCATATGTCATATTCCCTCCACGTCTGAACTTCCTGCCGGAGAGAACCAACAGCCTCTGATTCATGGAGAACGAATGAGTGTTGAACGCCGGCGACAGAATCGTCACCGACACCCTTGTCCGATCAACTTTTCCGGGGACTCCGAAAGGCACCTTCAATGCTTGCCCACGGAGGAGATTTGTGGGAGAAACTAGGTTTTGGATTGAGGGTCGTACATATGAAAATAAGGGGTCTAAATACCAAGGGGAGAATGCTTCTAAGCTTAACTCTGTCGGGAAAAGTACACCGGTGAATTCGTAAAGCGCGTGCGGATTACTGCCGCCGACGAGAACACGACCGTCGCGGAGTAATATCGCCGTCGAGTGGTACATTC
Encoded proteins:
- the LOC111797318 gene encoding uncharacterized protein LOC111797318, producing the protein MLKFLSKVKVEFNALDPRLASCMEFLAQCNARKAKESNPACQLIVKRRTDDHPPQIAVTFVNGVEEVFDATSTPAQTIRNTILEKGQLLETEQMFREAGETWPVIIPDEELNQPAPSIKFEFHI